The Methanoregula sp. UBA64 genome contains the following window.
ACATCAAAGAAAACCCGCTTAAACCGGTTTCTGTCAGAGGTCGGTGTTACCGGAGAGTCGGGGCCAGCAACCGCGTTATGCAGCCTCATGAGATTGCCGAGATGCATCTTTTGTCTGTCGGAAGCAGCTGGGACCTGACGCCAGCACCAAATACGACATTCGCAGATCTCGATACCGCCAAAATTGCCGATTACATCAGGAAAGCAAACGAAACCGGCAGGCGGAACATCGCGACGGACGAATCTTTGCAAACAGTACTCCAGAAGATTGGCCTGGTCCACGGGGATATCCCGACCTGGGCTGCAATCCTCCTCTTTGGGAAAGATCCACAACGGGCCCTCTCTCAGGCAACAATTCACTGCGGACTCTTCGAAGCGGACGGGGTCAGTGTCTTGGACGACCGCATGAGCCGCGGAACCATCATCGAGCAGGTCAACGATGCGATGGAATTTATCCGGAAGAATATCCGTGTCGCGTTCATAATGACGGGGGAACCTGAACGTAAACAGGTCTGGGACTATCCGGTTGAGGCACTTCGTGAAGCAGTTATTAACGCGGCCTGCCATCGCGATTACACGATCAGCTCCGCGGTTGAAATCCGAATACTAAACGATTCTCTCAAGGTCTGGAGCCCGGGCAAACTTGCGATCGGCATCACCTTGCCCGAGCTTCTTACTCCACACTCGTCGGTCCTCAGGAACAAGGGTATCGCACAGGTGCTGTATGACATTGGCTGGATCGAACGGTGGGGCGGCGGGATCCAGAAGATGCAGAGCG
Protein-coding sequences here:
- a CDS encoding helix-turn-helix domain-containing protein, encoding MLLEQSKSNNNKRNEKPTQSTMPDSPVPALHESETVEFKESFDREVPVSAGSLANTRGGTIFIGITDRGNVVGTMIGTETFKEWGNTISQSTEPRIIPEIEKLSREGRTVAAIHIKENPLKPVSVRGRCYRRVGASNRVMQPHEIAEMHLLSVGSSWDLTPAPNTTFADLDTAKIADYIRKANETGRRNIATDESLQTVLQKIGLVHGDIPTWAAILLFGKDPQRALSQATIHCGLFEADGVSVLDDRMSRGTIIEQVNDAMEFIRKNIRVAFIMTGEPERKQVWDYPVEALREAVINAACHRDYTISSAVEIRILNDSLKVWSPGKLAIGITLPELLTPHSSVLRNKGIAQVLYDIGWIERWGGGIQKMQSASNAAGIPEPVFQEDQGFSVTFRKDVFDRDNLVRAGLSGRQISAVLFAKDSGKITNADYQKLAGVSAATARRDLKDLVDRNLFDMKGMRKGIFYIIKPRQ